A window of the Brassica napus cultivar Da-Ae chromosome A2, Da-Ae, whole genome shotgun sequence genome harbors these coding sequences:
- the LOC106392074 gene encoding p21-activated protein kinase-interacting protein 1-like yields the protein MSIIAGSYERFIWGFKLKPTKHDPDTHTLTLSPLFSYPSHLSSITTVACSGPAAASGGSDDTIHLYDLPSASSLGSLLDHNHTASITALSFYTPSSLSFPRNLISAAADGSVAIFDTDPFVLLKSFRPHKKAVNDLSIHPSGKLALAVYRDECFAMLNLVRGKRSFCCRLGHEASLVKFDPSGERFFMVVNSKVGVHQSEDAKLLLELDNGSRKPILCASPGDSGTLFTAGEDRAITAWDTNSGKLAYAIQDAHPARIKGVVTLTRNDSESASEDPYLVASASSDGIIRVWDMRMAAKENAKPLAETNTKSRLTCLAGSALKSMRRPQNGNQKAQQLEEGANSA from the exons atGAGCATCATCGCAGGCTCCTACGAGAGATTCATATGGGGTTTCAAGCTCAAACCCACAAAGCACGACCCCGACACCCACACCCTCACCCTCTCCCCTCTCTTCTCCTACCCTTCCCACCTCTCCTCCATCACCACCGTCGCTTGCTCCGGCCCCGCCGCGGCTTCCGGCGGCTCCGACGACACCATCCACCTCTACGACCTCCCTTCCGCCTCCTCCCTCGGCTCCCTCCTCGACCACAACCACACCGCCTCCATCACCGCCCTCTCCTTCTACACCCCCTCCTCCCTCTCCTTCCCTCGCAACCTCATCTCCGCCGCCGCTGACGGCTCCGTCGCCATCTTCGACACCGACCCTTTCGTCCTCCTCAAGTCCTTTCGTCCTCACAAGAAGGCCGTCAACGATCTCTCGATTCATCCCTCTGGGAAGCTCGCGTTGGCGGTGTACCGTGACGAGTGCTTTGCGATGTTGAATCTGGTGAGGGGGAAGAGGAGTTTTTGTTGCAGGCTGGGGCACGAGGCGAGTCTTGTCAAGTTTGATCCGAGTGGGGAGAGGTTTTTCATGGTGGTTAATAGTAAAGTTGGTGTTCATCAGTCTGAGGATGCTAAGCTTCTTCTCGAGCTCGATAATGGTAGCCGCAAGCCTATACTCTGTGCTTCTCCTGGAGAT AGTGGGACTCTGTTTACAGCTGGTGAGGATCGGGCAATAACAGCTTGGGATACGAATAGCGGGAAGCTTGCTTATGCCATACAAGATGCTCACCCAGCTCGTATCAAGGGTGTGGTGACGCTTACCAGGAATGACAGCGAAAGTGCATCAGAAGATCCGTACTTGGTTGCTTCTGCATCTTCTGATGGGATCATACGTGTTTGGGACATGCGAATGGCTGCTAAAGAGAATGCAAAACCATTAGCTGAGACAAATACTAAGTCAAGGCTTACATGTCTTGCTGGATCAGCTCTCAAAT CTATGAGACGGCCACAGAATGGAAATCAAAAAGCTCAGCAGCTAGAAGAAGGGGCGAACTCAGCATGA
- the LOC106392083 gene encoding U-box domain-containing protein 7: MDVTELEENLFAASDAKLHGDMCKELSGVLCKVLSIFPSLEGARPRSKSGIQALCSLHIALEKAKNILQHCSESSKLYLAITGDAVLLKFEKAKVALINSLKRVEDIVPSSIGSQILEIVGELENTRFLLDPSEKEVGDQIIALLQQGKKSDNCNDNTELEIFHKAATRLSITSSRVALAERRALKKLIDRARAEEDKRKESIVAYLLHLMRKCSKLFRSEILDENDSSQGSAPCSPTVQEENGSVHGFGRQLSRFGSMNFKPINSPRSGQMPVPPEELRCPISLQLMCDPVIIASGQTYERVCIEKWFSDGHNTCPKTQQQLPHLSLTPNNCVKGLIASWCEQNGTQIPSGPPESLDLDYWTLALSGSESTNSKSVNSIGSCNMKGIQNGTTVVEQQYTEESFVSDNDDDGKEDSDMNVLERYQDLLAVLNEEEDLDKKGKVVEKVRLLLKDDEEARIFMGANGFVEALLRFLGSAVDENNAAAQERGAMALFNLAVNNNRNKELMLTSGVIPLLEKMISSSESHGPATALYLNLSCLEEAKPVIGSSQAVPFLVHILQGEAENQCKLDALHAIYNLSTYPPNISALLSSNIIKTLQGLLASTVEHLWIDKSLAILLNLASSQQGKDEAVSSQGMISSLATVLDMGDTTQQEQAVSCLLILCNGRESCIQMVLQEGVIPSLVSISVNGTTRGREKSQKLLMLFREQRQQRDQPSLKRDEEPPSQKEAPRKSLSAPMYVHESPAQPSASGPEFEPRVLSKSMSRRKSLARPFSFFWKKSYSTRQ; the protein is encoded by the exons ATGGATGTGACAGAGCTCGAGGAGAATCTCTTCGCTGCTAGCGATGCCAAG TTACATGGAGATATGTGTAAGGAACTATCAGGAGTTCTCTGCAAGGTACTCTCAATCTTCCCGTCCTTGGAAGGAGCAAGACCTCGCAGTAAATCAGGGATTCAGGCCTTATGCTCTTTACATATTGCACTTGAGAAGGCAAAGAATATTCTTCAGCACTGTTCCGAGTCTAGTAAGCTTTACTTG GCCATTACAGGGGATGCTGTCCttttaaagtttgagaaagCCAAAGTTGCTCTCATCAACAGTCTTAAACGTGTTGAAGACATTGTTCCTAGCTCTATTGGGTCTCag attttggaaATAGTTGGTGAGCTAGAGAACACTAGGTTCTTGCTTGATCCATCAGAGAAGGAAGTGGGTGATCAGATCATTGCGCTGCTCCAGCAAGGGAAAAAGTCTGACAACTGTAATGACAACACAGAGCTTGAGATTTTCCACAAGGCGGCTACAAGACTCAGCATCACTTCTTCTAGAGTGGCTCTGGCGGAAAGACGGGCACTGAAGAAGCTCATCGACAGGGCACGCGCAGAGGAGGACAAGCGCAAGGAATCAATCGTGGCTTATCTGTTGCATCTTATGAGAAAATGCTCCAAGCTATTCAGAAGTGAGATCTTGGATGAGAATGACTCCTCTCAGGGCTCAGCACCGTGTTCTCCCACTGTTCAAGAAGAGAATGGGAGTGTTCATGGGTTTGGTCGTCAGCTGTCTAGGTTTGGCTCCATGAACTTCAAGCCCATCAACAGTCCGAGATCAGGACAGATGCCTGTTCCACCTGAAGAACTGAGATGCCCTATATCTCTGCAGCTTATGTGTGATCCTGTCATTATTGCTTCAGGGCAGACTTATGAACGGGTTTGTATTGAGAAATGGTTTAGTGATGGGCACAACACTTGCCCAAAGACTCAGCAACAGCTCCCACATCTCTCCTTAACTCCCAATAACTGTGTTAAAGGTCTTATTGCAAGCTGGTGTGAACAGAACGGGACTCAAATCCCGAGCGGACCTCCGGAATCTCTAGACCTCGACTACTGGACACTAGCTCTCTCTGGCTCCGAGTCCACCAACTCAAAGTCAGTAAACAGTATAGGCTCGTGTAATATGAAGGGAATACAAAATGGTACTACTGTTGTGGAACAACAATACACAGAAGAAAGTTTTGTGtctgataatgatgatgatggtaaGGAGGATTCTGACATGAATGTGCTTGAGAGATATCAAGATCTATTGGCTGTGTTAAACGAAGAGGAGGACTTGGATAAAAAAGGAAAGGTTGTGGAAAAGGTCAGGCTATTGCTGAAGGATGATGAAGAGGCCAGGATCTTCATGGGAGCAAATGGGTTTGTTGAAGCTTTGTTGAGGTTCTTAGGATCGGCTGTAGATGAGAATAATGCGGCAGCGCAGGAAAGAGGAGCTATGGCTTTGTTCAACTTAGCCGTCAACAATAACAG GAACAAAGAGTTGATGTTAACTTCTGGGGTTATACCTCTACTAGAGAAAATGATATCTTCTTCCGAGTCCCATGGTCCAGCAACTGCGCTGTATTTGAATCTTTCATGTCTTGAAGAAGCCAAACCCGTGATAGGTTCAAGCCAAGCAGTGCCTTTCCTTGTCCATATTCTTCAAGGGGAAGCTGAAAACCAATGCAAGCTCGATGCTCTCCACGCCATCTACAACCTGTCCACATATCCTCCCAACATCTCTGCCCTCCTTTCATCCAACATCATCAAGACCCTCCAAGGCCTTCTCGCATCAACAGTTGAACATCTGTGGATCGACAAGTCATTAGCCATATTACTAAACCTTGCTTCGAGCCAACAGGGTAAAGATGAGGCGGTGTCATCACAAGGCATGATCAGCAGTCTAGCAACAGTGCTTGACATGGGTGACACAACGCAGCAAGAGCAAGCTGTTTCATGTCTTTTGATTCTATGCAACGGAAGAGAGTCTTGTATCCAGATGGTGCTACAAGAAGGTGTGATACCATCGTTAGTGTCAATCTCAGTGAACGGGACTACGCGAGGCAGAGAGAAGTCTCAGAAGCTTCTAATGCTGTTCAGGGAACAGCGGCAGCAACGGGACCAGCCATCACTGAAGAGAGATGAGGAGCCGCCATCACAGAAGGAAGCTCCCAGGAAGTCTCTGTCGGCACCAATGTATGTCCATGAATCACCAGCTCAACCTTCAGCTTCAGGTCCGGAATTTGAACCAAGAGTCTTGTCGAAATCGATGTCGAGAAGAAAGTCGTTGGCAAGGCCGTTTAGTTTCTTCTGGAAGAAAAGCTACTCGACTCGCCAGTGA
- the LOC106392103 gene encoding uncharacterized protein LOC106392103 — MEQTARKIPRPRPLETCGATILSMSRVLYTRTKTPTNPASFLVQKLFQLLLFFASMTSPFRRHFLAILSVADDHILAIEAYFPSTTFFFHKTSGFLTAAESLPIKLDTFLEKLPRMMNRAAWVDMILVQALYWVDSLVNVLGHWRDKNKGTNEKEITVDSSFSRTGSMSEEEMKLENDGKRVSYKEALQRGSSGEDGGGSTGRSSSNQGDPILDLFENGWIQKPMKRSSRSADSLTCSRSDSYETTT; from the exons ATG GAACAAACAGCGAGAAAGATACCACGACCTCGGCCTCTTGAGACCTGTGGTGCTACCATACTCTCCATGTCTCGCGTCCTTTACACAAGAACCAAGACTCCGACCAATCCTGCCTCCTTCCTCGTGCAGAAACTCTTCCAACTCCTTCTCTTCTTCGCCTCCATGACAAGTCCCTTCCGTCGCCACTTTCTCGCAATCCTCTCCGTAGCCGACGACCACATCCTCGCAATCGAGGCTTACTTCCCTTCAACCACCTTCTTCTTCCACAAGACCTCCGGTTTTCTAACCGCAGCAGAGTCTCTGCCTATAAAACTCGACACGTTTCTTGAGAAGCTTCCAAGAATGATGAACAGAGCCGCGTGGGTGGACATGATCCTGGTTCAAGCACTTTACTGGGTTGATTCTCTCGTGAACGTGTTAGGCCATTGGAGGGATAAGAACAAGGGGACAAACGAGAAAGAGATCACGGTGGATAGCAGTTTTAGCAGAACAGGATCAATGTCTGAAGAAGAGATGAAACTGGAGAATGATGGGAAAAGAGTGAGTTACAAGGAGGCGTTACAGAGAGGAAGCAGCGGTGAAGATGGTGGAGGAAGCACCGGTCGCAGCAGCAGCAACCAGGGAGATCCTATCTTGGATCTGTTTGAGAACGGTTGGATCCAGAAGCCCATGAAAAGAAGTAGTCGAAGCGCTGATTCGCTCACATGCTCTCGTTCTGATTCCTACGAGACCACCACCTGA
- the LOC106392110 gene encoding urease, whose protein sequence is MKLLPREIEKLGLHQAGFLAQKRLARGIRLNYTEAVALIATQILEFVRDGDKSVAELMELGRQLLGRRQVLPPVVHLLYTVQVEGTFHDGTKLITVHEPISREDGNLELALHGSFLPVPSLDKFPEAQDEVIPGNITYGDGSIIINHGRKAIVLKVVNTGDRPVQVGSHYHFIEVNPLLVFDRRKALGMRLNIPAGTAVRFEPGERKSVVLVNIGGNKVIRGGNGIVDGPVDDVNWTVLMETMERRGFRHLEEGDASEGISGEDPTFTTTLSREKYANMYGPTTGDKLRLGDTNLYARIEKDYTVYGDECVFGGGKVLREGMGQGIEHSDALLSLDTVITNSVIIDYSGIYKADIGIKNGYIIGIGKAGNPDTMHGVQSNMLIGAKTEVIAGEEMIVTAGAIDCHVHFICPQLVYEAVSSGITTMVGGGTGPAYGTRATTCTPSPFDMKLMLQSTDSLPLNFGFTGKGNTSKPLELRQILEAGAMGLKLHEDWGTTPAAIDNCLAVAEEYDIQVNIHTDTLNESGFVEHTIDAFRGRTIHTYHSEGAGGGHAPDIIRVCGVKNVLPSSTNPTRPYTKNTIDEHLDMLMVCHHLDKNIPEDVAFAESRIRAETIAAEDILHDMGAISIISSDSQAMGRIGEVISRTWQTADKMKAQRGVIGSSTAGDDNARIKRYIAKYTINPAIANGFSDLIGSVEEKKLADLVLWKPAFFGAKPEMIIKGGNIAWANMGDANASIPTPEPVISRPMFGAFGKAGSENSVAFVSKAALRNGVKEVYGLKKRVVAVSNVRQLTKLDMKLNDALPNITVDPETYVVTADGEVLSCAPASSVPLSRNYFLF, encoded by the exons ATGAAGTTGCTGCCGCGGGAGATCGAGAAGTTAGGTCTTCATCAAGCTGGTTTCCTTGCTCAGAAGCGTCTTGCTCGTGGTATTAGACTCAATTACACTGAAGCTGTAGCCCTCATTGCCACTCAG ATTCTTGAGTTTGTTCGTGATGGTGATAAAAGCGTGGCTGAGCTCATGGAACTTGGCAGACAACTATTAGGAAG GAGACAGGTTCTTCCTCCTGTCGTACATCTTCTGTATACAGTTCAG GTCGAAGGGACATTTCATGATGGTACAAAGCTAATCACCGTTCATGAACCCATTTCTCGTGAAGACGGGAACCTTGAACTAGCTTTACATGGATCTTTCCTTCCAG TCCCTTCACTGGATAAATTTCCTGAAGCTCAGGATGAAGTGATTCCTGGCAATATAACATATGGAGATGGaagtataataataaatcatgGAAGGAAAGCTATAGTCTTGAAGGTCGTCAACACTGGGGACAGACCAGTACAG GTTGGGAGTCACTACCATTTCATTGAAGTGAATCCATTGTTGGTGTTTGACAGACGCAAAGCTCTTGGTATGCGTCTAAACATACCAGCTGGAACAGCTGTACGGTTTGAG CCAGGAGAAAGGAAAAGCGTTGTGCTTGTGAATATCGGTGGAAATAAAGTGATAAGAGGAGGAAATGGAATAGTTGACGGCCCGGTTGATGATGTCAATTGGACAGTTTTGATGGAaaccatggagaggagaggCTTCAGACACCTAGAAGAAGGAGATGCTAG TGAGGGGATCTCAGGGGAAGATCCTACATTTACTACTACACTTTCTCGTGAAAAGTATGCAAATATGTATGGTCCTACCACTGGTGACAAGCTTAGGCTGGGTGACACCAACTTATATGCAAGAATAGAAAAAGATTACACTGTTTATGGCGATGAATGTGTATTTGGAGGTGGAAAAGTTCTAAGAGAAGGCATGGGTCAAGGAATAGAGCATTCTGATGCTCTTCTTTCCTTGGATACTGTTATTACCAATAGTGTGATAATTGATTACTCAGGAATATATAAGGCAGATATTGGCATTAAAAATGGTTATATCATCGGTATTGGGAAGGCAGGCAATCCAGATACCATGCATGGTGTGCAGAGCAATATGCTTATTGGG GCCAAGACTGAGGTTATTGCTGGAGAAGAGATGATTGTAACTGCAGGAGCTATAGATTGTCATGTGCATTTCATATGTCCTCAATTGGTATATGAAGCAGTGTCAAGCG GCATCACAACTATGGTTGGAGGAGGAACAGGGCCTGCTTATGGTACACGTGCTACCACCTGCACCCCTTCTCCGTTCGATATGAAGTTGATGCTGCAGTCCACGGATAGTCTGCCTCTAAACTTTGGGTTTACAGGGAAG GGAAACACATCTAAACCCTTGGAGCTTCGTCAGATACTGGAGGCTGGGGCAATGGGTTTAAAGCTCCATGAGGACTGGGGAACTACTCCTGCTGCCATAGACAATTGCTTAGCAGTTGCAGAAGAATATGATATACAA GTGAACATACATACTGACACCTTAAACGAGTCTGGTTTTGTGGAGCACACAATCGATGCATTTCGAGGGAGAACAATACATACATACCACAG CGAAGGTGCTGGTGGTGGACATGCACCTGATATCATCAGAGTTTGTGGTGTAAAAAATGTACTCCCCTCATCAACCAACCCAACACGGCCATATACAAAAAATACCATAGATGAACACCTAGACATGTTG ATGGTGTGCCATCACCTTGACAAGAACATCCCAGAAGATGTAGCTTTTGCTGAATCAAGGATAAGAGCTGAAACAATAGCAGCAGAGGACATTTTGCATGATATGGGAGCAATCAGCATTATTTCCTCTGACTCACAAGCCATGGGTCGCATTGGAGAG GTAATAAGCAGAACTTGGCAGACTGCTGACAAGATGAAGGCTCAGAGGGGAGTGATTGGTTCTAGCACAGCTGGTGATGATAACGCGAGGATAAAGAGATACATTGCAAAGTACACCATAAACCCAGCTATAGCCAACGGGTTTTCTGACTTAATTGGCTCCGTTGAG GAGAAGAAGCTGGCTGATCTGGTTTTGTGGAAGCCAGCTTTCTTCGGAGCAAAACCAGAAATGATTATTAAAGGTGGAAATATAGCTTGGGCTAATATGGGCGATGCAAATGCTAGCATACCCACTCCGGAGCCG GTCATATCAAGACCTATGTTTGGTGCATTTGGAAAGGCTGGAAGTGAAAACTCTGTTGCATTTGTCAGCAAG GCTGCCTTGAGAAACGGGGTAAAAGAAGTATATGGACTGAAGAAGAGGGTTGTAGCCGTATCCAACGTGAGGCAGCTCACAAAACTCGACATGAAGCTGAATGATGCGCTTCCAAACATCACCGTGGACCCAGAGACATACGTTGTCACGGCAGATGGTGAGGTACTTTCGTGTGCGCCAGCCAGTTCAGTCCCTCTCTCCCGGAACTATTTCCTCTTTTAA